From Pelagicoccus albus, the proteins below share one genomic window:
- the pta gene encoding phosphate acetyltransferase — protein sequence MKHVFLTVPTGAKVGLSTVSIGLVRALERQGVRVAFFKPIAQPVNPDETGDRSTDFIRAVTSLTPPDPISMPEAKRLLSEDHIELLLENIVQRLEDAAKNADVVIVEGLIQTERFPSGSMLNAKLAQTLSSKIILVSALGKRSLDNLNKELELSVHDFKGRVAGVVVNKADIEVARDTIDFDGMGLEPLKNYVTDNCPVFKNEDIELIGMIPHDSKLLAPRVSDVAKLIGAEILNEGDMLNRRVFNIELLARNVTNLLHTFKTGNLLVTPSDRSDIILTASMASLNGTRLAGLVLTSNQQPSEQIVKMCQIAWKSGLPVMRVSKTSFETARSLYDMNLEIAPDDNDRINQAMETVAININTNWIRGTLSSEMKRQLSPPAFRHALTRNARQANKRIVLPEGDEPRTMQAAVTCTERGIAKCVLLGNPYAIQLKADAMGLTLPTGLEIVNPDVIRDRYVPSLVEMRRHKNMTEKIARDHLSDNVVLGTMMLAHDEVDGLVSGAVHSSANTVRPAMQLIKTKPTAKIASSIFFMCLPDQVLVYGDCAINPDPNAEELADIAIQSADSAKAFGVEPLVAMISYSTLGSGFGADVDKVVEATRIVKELRPDLVVDGPLQYDAAAIADVARTKAPDSPVAGKANVFIFPDLNTGNTTYKAVQRSANVISIGPMLQGLRKPVNDLSRGALVDDIIYTIALTAVQAQQG from the coding sequence ATGAAACACGTTTTTCTAACCGTACCGACAGGGGCAAAGGTCGGTCTTTCCACAGTATCCATAGGGCTGGTACGAGCTCTCGAAAGACAAGGCGTGCGCGTCGCTTTCTTCAAGCCCATCGCCCAGCCGGTAAATCCAGACGAGACCGGAGATCGCTCCACCGACTTCATTAGAGCCGTTACTTCGCTCACGCCGCCGGACCCGATATCCATGCCGGAAGCCAAGAGGCTTTTGAGCGAGGACCACATCGAACTCTTGCTGGAAAACATCGTCCAACGCCTCGAGGACGCGGCCAAGAATGCAGACGTCGTCATAGTCGAAGGACTCATCCAAACCGAGCGTTTCCCATCTGGCTCCATGCTCAACGCCAAGCTGGCCCAGACTCTCTCCTCGAAGATCATTCTGGTTTCAGCCCTCGGCAAACGCAGCTTGGACAACCTGAACAAGGAGCTCGAGCTTTCGGTCCACGATTTCAAGGGACGCGTGGCAGGTGTTGTCGTCAATAAGGCGGATATCGAAGTTGCTCGTGATACGATCGATTTCGACGGCATGGGCCTCGAGCCTCTCAAGAACTACGTCACCGATAATTGCCCTGTCTTCAAAAACGAAGACATCGAGCTCATCGGTATGATTCCGCACGACAGCAAGCTGCTTGCTCCGCGCGTCTCAGACGTAGCAAAACTTATCGGAGCGGAGATACTCAACGAAGGCGACATGTTGAACCGACGGGTCTTCAACATCGAACTCCTCGCCCGCAACGTCACCAATCTCCTCCACACTTTCAAAACGGGTAATCTGCTCGTCACTCCGTCCGACCGCAGCGACATCATCCTCACCGCCAGCATGGCGTCGCTAAACGGAACTCGCCTCGCCGGACTGGTATTGACCAGCAATCAGCAGCCAAGCGAGCAGATCGTCAAGATGTGCCAGATTGCTTGGAAAAGCGGCCTGCCAGTCATGCGCGTGAGCAAAACGTCCTTCGAAACAGCACGCTCCCTTTACGATATGAATCTGGAGATTGCTCCAGATGACAACGACCGCATCAACCAGGCCATGGAAACGGTCGCCATCAATATCAACACCAACTGGATACGCGGCACCTTGTCATCCGAGATGAAGCGCCAGCTTTCTCCGCCAGCATTCCGCCACGCCCTCACACGCAACGCGCGTCAGGCAAACAAGCGAATCGTGCTGCCAGAGGGCGACGAACCGCGTACTATGCAGGCAGCTGTCACGTGTACCGAACGTGGTATCGCAAAGTGCGTGCTTTTAGGCAATCCGTACGCGATCCAGCTCAAGGCTGACGCCATGGGGCTCACCCTCCCTACTGGACTTGAAATCGTAAATCCAGACGTCATCCGAGATCGCTATGTTCCATCCCTCGTGGAAATGCGTCGCCACAAGAACATGACCGAAAAGATCGCTCGGGACCACTTGAGCGACAACGTGGTGCTCGGCACGATGATGCTGGCTCACGACGAAGTGGACGGCCTCGTATCCGGAGCAGTTCACTCATCGGCCAATACGGTTCGTCCTGCCATGCAGCTGATCAAGACCAAGCCAACTGCCAAAATCGCTTCGTCAATTTTCTTCATGTGTCTTCCAGATCAGGTTCTCGTTTACGGAGACTGCGCTATCAACCCGGATCCTAACGCGGAAGAGCTCGCAGACATCGCGATCCAGAGCGCGGACTCCGCCAAGGCATTCGGAGTAGAGCCACTCGTAGCCATGATCAGCTACAGTACGCTCGGCTCAGGCTTCGGAGCAGACGTGGACAAGGTAGTGGAAGCGACGCGCATCGTGAAAGAGCTTCGCCCCGATCTCGTCGTTGACGGGCCGCTTCAATACGACGCGGCAGCGATCGCAGACGTAGCTCGGACAAAAGCTCCCGACAGCCCAGTGGCCGGCAAGGCAAACGTATTCATCTTCCCAGACCTCAATACCGGAAACACCACCTACAAGGCGGTACAGCGTTCGGCCAATGTGATCTCAATCGGTCCGATGCTGCAAGGTTTGAGAAAGCCGGTCAACGACCTGTCGCGTGGAGCGCTGGTGGATGATATCATCTACACCATCGCCCTCACCGCAGTTCAGGCCCAGCAAGGCTAG
- a CDS encoding acetate/propionate family kinase has product MNILVINCGSSSLKFSVIDTLTGADLARGLFDKLGSDSPKYKMESDKLAEAVKGDLPAKASHKEALNTLAEFVASEDVNVSIDAVGHRVVHGGEAFTSACVMDEAAIKAVEACNSLAPLHNPANLLGIESSKQNFPDLPQVGVFDTAFHQTLQPEAYLYPLPIELYKKHGIRRYGFHGSSHKYVAGEAARILGKPLSETSVITAHLGNGCSAAAIENGVCVDTTMGLTPLEGMVMGTRCGDIDPGIIFHLKRALGMTADDIDVMLNKKSGLLGLSDISNDMRTLREASTEGNEAAKLAVGIFTRRLAKSIASLRATIEDCDALIFTGGIGENDALTRAETMQRLAHLGIEIDPEANKNRGKGNDGIISTKNSSVKAIVIQTNEELMIARETEQIVGSK; this is encoded by the coding sequence ATGAATATTCTAGTCATTAATTGCGGAAGTTCCTCCCTAAAATTCTCAGTCATCGACACCCTGACGGGAGCCGACCTAGCGCGTGGCTTGTTCGACAAGCTCGGTTCGGACTCTCCGAAGTACAAGATGGAGAGCGACAAACTGGCCGAAGCCGTGAAGGGCGACCTTCCTGCCAAGGCATCGCACAAAGAGGCGCTCAATACGCTCGCCGAGTTTGTTGCATCAGAGGATGTAAACGTGAGCATCGACGCAGTAGGTCACCGCGTCGTACACGGCGGCGAGGCCTTTACCTCCGCTTGCGTGATGGACGAAGCTGCTATCAAGGCCGTCGAAGCCTGCAATTCCCTGGCTCCTTTGCATAACCCAGCTAACCTACTCGGCATAGAATCATCCAAACAAAATTTCCCCGATCTCCCACAGGTCGGGGTTTTTGATACCGCTTTTCATCAAACGCTACAACCTGAGGCCTACCTCTATCCTCTCCCCATAGAGCTCTACAAAAAACATGGAATCCGCCGCTACGGCTTCCACGGCTCCAGTCACAAGTACGTAGCCGGAGAAGCAGCCCGCATCTTGGGCAAGCCACTAAGCGAGACTAGCGTCATCACCGCCCACCTTGGAAACGGTTGTAGCGCGGCCGCCATTGAAAATGGAGTTTGCGTCGATACCACCATGGGACTCACCCCTCTAGAAGGTATGGTCATGGGAACCCGTTGCGGAGACATCGACCCAGGCATTATCTTCCACCTCAAAAGAGCTCTTGGAATGACAGCTGACGACATAGACGTCATGCTCAACAAGAAGAGCGGTCTGCTCGGTCTCTCCGACATTTCCAACGATATGCGCACTCTGCGCGAAGCCTCCACAGAGGGCAATGAGGCTGCCAAGCTTGCAGTAGGGATCTTCACGCGCCGCTTGGCCAAAAGTATCGCCTCGCTGAGAGCGACTATCGAAGATTGCGACGCTTTGATTTTCACCGGAGGAATCGGCGAAAACGACGCCCTCACCCGTGCGGAAACCATGCAGCGACTCGCCCACTTGGGCATCGAGATTGACCCAGAAGCCAACAAGAATCGCGGCAAGGGCAACGACGGTATCATTTCAACTAAAAACTCCTCGGTTAAAGCGATCGTCATCCAGACAAACGAAGAACTCATGATCGCTCGCGAAACCGAGCAAATAGTCGGAAGCAAATAA
- a CDS encoding MerR family transcriptional regulator, protein MIQETEANTGYKIGTAAKMAGISPNTIRTWMRRDYFTASIESESGERILSSNDLKRLIHLKSLIDLGDSIGRIAHLDEEALETRLSELKASAENAFSNEIPSLANLQAGFLAPTHSIRLNSAKPLFWSSKSFASMEDLSEHLRGEHQLSIILIDSQGRNPDEKTAILELAASFPQLTIVTIFDFMQRNQLKELAKAGVHLLRWPINSIMIERYLYSLTPTLLQPNKTEAKTEIPERLLSESQLMALSDSEPDLDCECPRHVSSLVSSLCAFEDYSSNCSFESEKDRELHDFLHAETAKARRIMELALIRLCREDGVEIPAP, encoded by the coding sequence ATGATACAAGAAACCGAAGCTAATACAGGATACAAGATCGGTACCGCGGCCAAAATGGCTGGCATTTCGCCCAACACGATCCGTACCTGGATGCGACGCGACTATTTCACCGCTTCCATAGAATCCGAGTCGGGAGAACGTATCTTGAGCTCAAACGATCTGAAGCGCCTGATACATCTCAAGTCGCTGATCGACCTAGGCGATTCGATCGGGAGAATAGCTCACCTCGACGAAGAAGCTCTAGAAACTCGCTTGAGCGAGCTCAAAGCGTCCGCAGAAAACGCCTTTTCCAACGAGATCCCCTCCCTCGCAAATCTGCAAGCGGGCTTCCTCGCCCCGACTCACAGCATCCGACTCAACTCCGCCAAGCCGCTGTTCTGGAGTTCGAAATCCTTCGCCTCTATGGAGGACCTCTCCGAACACTTGCGAGGCGAACACCAACTCAGCATCATCCTGATAGACAGCCAGGGTCGCAATCCGGATGAGAAGACCGCTATTCTCGAGCTCGCCGCCAGCTTTCCGCAGCTGACGATCGTGACGATTTTTGACTTCATGCAGAGGAATCAGCTGAAGGAGTTGGCCAAGGCCGGCGTACACCTACTGCGTTGGCCGATAAACAGCATCATGATCGAGCGCTATCTATATAGCCTTACCCCGACACTTTTGCAGCCCAACAAAACCGAAGCCAAAACGGAGATACCGGAGCGATTGCTCAGCGAAAGCCAGCTCATGGCTCTGAGCGACTCCGAGCCTGACCTCGACTGCGAGTGCCCAAGGCACGTTAGTTCGCTGGTATCCAGTCTCTGCGCCTTCGAAGACTACAGCAGCAATTGCTCATTTGAATCCGAGAAGGACCGAGAGCTACACGATTTTCTACACGCAGAGACCGCCAAGGCCCGCCGCATTATGGAGTTGGCCCTCATACGCCTCTGTCGAGAAGATGGGGTCGAGATCCCCGCTCCGTGA
- a CDS encoding LacI family DNA-binding transcriptional regulator, whose translation MDKPRVLMKDVAKVAGVHQTTVSLALRNHPSLPKATRDRIQKLAEEMGYRPDPALSALVAYRQATKNRPSEQVIAWIINVRDPKEVSEHHVSRDLLAGAKERAKELGYKLDTFWLGHEYKDSKSLNRVLKARGIQGVIFGAFDYYDEPFELDWDLYSLVKVNPLPEFLEFDSVQTNQIEAVRRLIVELKKMGYQRIGLAMSEFEEVHKRFTYAAGFHTYRRELDRENWIEPHYFQHSSDYREDVRPAAIEWARENNVEVIISNWNNMADVAYEVTKGGQDCRYVPLDANRRSLKYGGIDQDHHENGRRAVDMAVGQIKTFRRGSEKSPSTTLVSPKFVPIPKECPIKAELNANLVAR comes from the coding sequence ATGGATAAACCCCGCGTACTGATGAAGGACGTCGCAAAAGTTGCCGGCGTCCACCAAACAACTGTTTCGCTCGCTCTGCGTAACCATCCGAGCTTGCCCAAAGCGACAAGGGACAGAATTCAAAAGCTAGCCGAAGAGATGGGCTACCGACCTGACCCTGCCCTTTCGGCACTGGTCGCATATCGGCAAGCCACCAAAAACCGTCCCAGCGAACAGGTTATCGCGTGGATTATCAACGTTCGCGATCCCAAGGAAGTAAGCGAGCACCATGTCTCTCGAGATCTACTCGCTGGCGCGAAAGAACGGGCCAAAGAGCTCGGCTACAAACTCGACACCTTTTGGCTCGGTCACGAATACAAGGATAGCAAATCCCTCAATCGCGTGCTCAAAGCTCGTGGCATCCAAGGCGTTATTTTCGGGGCTTTCGACTACTACGATGAACCTTTCGAACTGGACTGGGACCTTTATTCACTGGTCAAGGTGAACCCGCTGCCAGAATTTCTGGAGTTCGATTCGGTGCAGACAAACCAGATCGAGGCAGTTCGCCGGCTGATTGTAGAATTGAAGAAAATGGGCTACCAGCGAATCGGTCTTGCCATGTCTGAGTTCGAGGAGGTTCACAAGCGCTTCACCTACGCTGCCGGTTTCCATACCTATCGCCGCGAACTCGACCGAGAAAACTGGATTGAACCCCACTATTTCCAGCACAGTTCAGATTATCGCGAAGACGTCCGACCCGCCGCTATTGAGTGGGCTCGCGAAAACAACGTGGAGGTCATAATCAGCAACTGGAACAATATGGCCGACGTCGCCTACGAAGTGACTAAAGGCGGCCAAGACTGTAGATACGTCCCCTTGGACGCAAACAGGCGGTCCCTCAAATATGGCGGGATCGACCAAGACCATCACGAAAATGGCCGCCGTGCTGTCGACATGGCAGTCGGGCAAATCAAAACCTTCCGTCGAGGATCGGAAAAAAGCCCGAGCACCACGCTCGTCTCGCCAAAGTTCGTCCCCATCCCCAAAGAGTGCCCGATAAAGGCGGAACTAAACGCCAATCTGGTCGCTCGCTAA